CTGGTCTGTCTCCACCTCGAGTCTTTCGCCAGCCTCTATTATCCTTGCCTGATTGCACTGCAGACCTGTATTTACATGAATGATCTTCCCGGGTGCGAGTTCCTCACGGTAGTACGGTTCCCTGGCGAACGATATACTCAGCGACCTGGCGGATTCAAAACGCATGTTGTCCGTCAGCACCGTGCCCCGCGGGAGCTGTGAAGGCGACAGTCCCTTGATAGCAATTCCCACCCTGCTTCCAGCGGCAGCCTCCTTGTGGTCTACGTCAAATATCTGGATAGATCTCACCGAGCCCTCCCTGCCGCCAGGCATGGCAATGAGCTTGTCATGAATCCTGACTGTGCCGTATTTCACCAGGCCTAGCGCAACCGTCCCGACTCCTTTGACTTCAAATGAATGGTCAACGTCGATCCTCCAGTGTTCCGCGTCCGCTTTGCGCTGCGTCTCGAGATTGAGCAGAAATTCCCAAATTCTTTTTCCGGCATCCCCGCCGCTCACAACAGACCATCCCTGCACCCTGGAACCCATCAGTAACCTGACACGCTCGCCTGTCTGCTCATCGGCCACTATCAGCCCACTTAACCCGAAATTGCCGAGCGCAACGATTTCCTCGCCCAGCCTGGCGTCTACCGTGTCCGCAAAAATCACGGAAGCATCGGACATGTACAGCGACTGCAGCAGAGGTTGAATCTTTTCGGGATAAGTCTGCGGTATCACTATGCTTACAGCCAGATCCCCTTCCCTCTTGTCGTAGATAAGGAGGTCGCTCTCAGTTCCCTTCCTGGCTATCCCTGATGCAACCGAGGACATCAATTCCACCGACGAACCGATAAACGAAACATTTGCAAACTTCATGACAGCATCGACCTCATTCAGGTTAGGCACAGGGTCATATTCTCAATGCTTTAAAATTTCATCCCCCACCCTTGGTGCGAAATCGCCACAACTACCCGATACATATGGGTGCCCGTTCCGGAACAGTTTCCGGCACATCCGTCTGTACATTCTCAACTCTTCGGCTCGTTGCAGTTCGGACAGGAGTGCATGAATGCAGGGAAGGAGGCACCGCACTTCTTGCATTTGACCATGTCGGCATGGTGTTTCGGAGCCGCGGTTGCAGGCGGAATTGCATAAGGCTGCGATCCGGACTGCGGCTCCTGTGCCCTTGTCTTCTGCACGGCCGGGCGTTCAGAAGCACGGCCGGGCTGCTTCGTCTCCTGTGGCGCGGTCTCCGCCGTCTCCATTGCACTCTGGGGCATCTGGACACCGGTTGATCTCAGCTTGATTGCAGAAGCAATCAGGAAAACGCCCGGAAGGACCCCGAATAGTATGGAAAGTATCCCCCAGATTATGGCGCGCTCCTCTGCGGAGGAAAAGTGACCAGTGTCTATGTAGGCTGTGACATGCAGCTTTATAAATGCAACTTCGAGGATGCACACGAACACCACTGCTATCAGGTATACCGCAGACCATAGATAGGTCGTAGAATAGGAAGCCGCGCCAGGATTGACTATTACATATCCGGGGGCGGAAAATTTGAAATAATAATAGAACGAGACGATCGAAAGCACGACAGCTGCGGGTATTTCAATCAGTGCCACTATCTGTGCCCAGAAGGCATGATTTCTTGCATCACGGGCAGCAGGCGGCAGCCACGGGGGCGTTTCCTCCGACGTGAAAAAGTTGATCTGGGTCAAACCGGTTCCTTCCGTCAGCCGCAAAAGAACTGACTGTTGACCGATTAGAGAATCGATATTTATTACTATCTAGTTGTGCTGTATGGGGAAGACGGACAGGGCAGCGACTGATTTATGAAGGTGCACAAGTGAAGAGAGATTTGTACTCGGAAATTTACTATTCCCTGAGAAGACCTGAGGACATAAGTTTGGCGGCAGAGAAATTTCGTCTGCCGGAAGAGCTGATGCTCGTGATCTACACTCAGAAGACTGTCAGGTATGCTACGAAAGACTATTACCAGATTGTCGAAATGGCCCCGACGCTACTGAAACGGTGGAAAACCGGGGAACCGATGGTAAGAATTGCAAGGCGGCTGAATTTTCCTCCAATCCTTCTGGGTCTCATCCTGATGTCGCAGAACGGTGTCGGCAGGAAGAAATTCTGGAAAATGGTCAGGAACCCTGAAACGGTCGAAGACAAGCGACTCCGGGCCGAGATGCACGCCATAAGGAAGGCGGACATACTCTATTCGCCTGAGGGTGCTGAAGTTCAGAAGCAGCGGGGAATAAAAGGCGAGGAGAAACTGGAAAAATGGCTTGCTGAACACAGCATAACCTTCAGGACAGAAAAGGATCTGAGGGGGAAGTTTCCCAAGACCCCTGACTTTTTGCTGGATGAACCCATAAACTGCGACGGATACCAGATCAAGTGGATAGATTCCAAGGCTTCCTTCGGGGACGACATTGAGGTGAGGAAAAACAACAGGAGACAGTTTCACCAGTATGTTTCCCTGTTCGGGAAGGGATTCGTTCTTTACTGGTTCGGCTTCCTTGACGATATAAAGTCCGATGGGGAAATACTTGTGGGAGATACAAAGATGCTCGACAGGCTGGAGAAATGCCTGGATGAAAAGCAAATGACAGCCGGTGAGAGCTAAGTGCAATAATTTTTATCCTCGGCAGCGGGACTGCATGCTACATGGCGGGTATTACCTTTTCGGCCGGCGATATAGAGAAATTCAGCTACTGTCCGCTGAGCTGGTGGCTGAGCCGGGATGAGAAAAGTGAATCTGCCCAGACTGCATCGGGGAGCAGGGCACATAAATTGCTGAACGACAGGCTGACGGATATATCGTCGAATCAGAAGGAAAGCACAGTATACAGCCGGATGATCATGTATTATGCAGTAATTTCCACTGTTCTGGCTATCGCGGGGCTGTCGGTGGTGCGGTTCGATCTGAAGTACGAACTTTCCCGCGTTCTGCTCCTTCTTTCCATCATCTGGATCATCATGGCGGTAACAATACTTTACATTAGCAGAAACGACACGCATGACAGGAAGAGACAGACAGAGAGAATCGTTTTGTTTCTGGCAGCCCTTTCGATGGTTCTGTCCATACTCTCAGTAACAATCCTGCAGGTGAACACGTTCCTAGCAATGGTTCTGGAAAGCGCGTCCCTGTTGTGGCTCATAGGGGCATCAAGCTTCCTCTATCTCGATCTCTGGGCCGAAAGGAAGGCGGAGAACATCGAGAAAAAAATCAACGTAAGCGGAAGGATAATTTACATAGGGGATGACAGACATCCTGTCCTGGTATCAGGGGACGGTACGATTTCCGGGCGCCCCGATTTCATCATAGAGAGCGAAGGTGAAATAATGCCTGTGGAATTCAAATCCGGCAGAAGGCCCGCAGGACCGCTTTTCTCCCACATAATGCAGGTATCCGCTTACTGCAGGCTCGTTGAAGACAACTTCGTAAGGAGACCGGATTACGGTCTAATCTACTACGGGACCAAAAGCTTCGCAGTCGACTTCGACGACGAGGTCGAAAAGCTGCTGATGAAGAAGGTTGGGGAGATGAGAATTGCTGTGGAAAAAGGGGAGGCTCACAGAAATCACAACAGACCCGGAAAGTGCCTCAGCTGTTCGAGAAGGGCGGTATGCGACGAACGGCTGGCCTGAATTTCACTTTTTTGACATTTCCTCCAGCGACTTCTGTATTTCGGCTATCTGCTCCTTCATCGACAGCATCTCAATCTCGAAAGGTGTAAACTTGCCGGGACTGAGGAGCCTGTGGGCTATCGTTATGCCGATGAAAATTGCACCGATGACGGCAAGTATGGCTATGGTCACCAGAGAAAAAACGAAAAGGTAGAAATTGGCAGCAATGGAGGACACCCTGATGAGTCCCGTGAACTGAAGCATCTCGAATATTACAAGCAGGGATATGACCGCAAGCCAGACAACTGTTGTGAACGACAGCTTAGGCAATTTTCCTTCCCTCCATTGAAGCAACGTAAGGCGTCTGGCCCAGTATTATGACATGAACGCCTCCCTTCGGTACAACGCCGACCAGGGAACTGCCGGAAGCGGACGCATTGACGGTGACAGTTGCATTGAAAAAATACTCCCTGTTCTGAGAAGAGTCCAGCGCAGCGGAGTTCAGGCTCATATTGACAGTATGCAGCTGCATGCCAAGATAGTATGTATTGCCTTCAATTTCAGAAAAGGTCATGGCTGTTCCGTTCGCCCCGATATATCTGGCAGAGACCTGGATGGTTCTGTAGAGATACGGGCCGAGGGCTCCATGTATCAGAATCGTGATGTTGCCTTCGTAGTAGGCAAGCAGAATCGACGGATATCCAGGGTATGGACTGCCGGTCTTGCCGGTGGTGGAGACTGCCGTATAAACGTTGAGCGAAACGAGTGCCACAACTGCGAGTATAATGAGTGCATTCCTGATGTTTTTGTTCATGCCTCCACTTTTCCCCCGGCTTCTTCAAATACACCTATCCTCGCGACGGGCTGCGACTTTATGCGGCGCTGAAAGTGTAGCATCCAGTTATGTAAAAACAAACGTCCTATTCAATCTATTGAACCTTCAGAAGTCGAATTCGTCTCCCGAGTTTTCTTCGTATGCGCCGTAAATCCTGCTGTTCATGAGGGCCGTGGCTTCCGGCGTTCTGGGCTGGAATAAATCGCACTCGTAATGAGGCCCTACATTCTTCTTTTTTGCTATACAATAACCCATAAGTTCCCCCGGGTTTCCCTCAGGTCTGTGATCCCAGTTTATGCATTTGCGGCACAGGTTGGTTTTTTCCATGCGACATCACCAAATCCCATTCTGTATAAAACCGTTGCCAGAAAAAAATCACTTCGGCCTCCGCGGCCGATAGCGGGGGATCGATTTGAACGATCGTTCTTCGGGTATCCCATAGGAATTATGAGCCCGACGGGATGTCCTGGCTACCCCACCCCGCTTTGCAGTATGACTGAATGGCGGCATCATAATAAACCTTGCTTCTGCAATTCTGCGATCCAAGCCCTCCTCAGAAAACGGAATTTACGGAACGAAATCAGAAGAATTTCCTGATCCTCATGAGATCTTCAAGCGACGCCTTGAACTGAACTTTCTTTGTAGCCCATGCCTTCATCGGCCTTATCGTTCCGCTAAGGAGACCCGAGAGTGTTCCCTCATCAGACACAATCTTGATGTCAGGGTTGTCCAGTCTCCCCTCGTGGAAGTCACCCATTCTGTTGTTCCTGAGACTGAAACAGAAACTTCTCCCGTCCTTAAGCTCTACCTGTACCGTTCTTGTCATGCCATCGAGCTCTTTCTGGAGTGTGTCATCCTTCGCCACCCTCGCATTGAATTTATCGATGGCCCCGTTGATCAGCTCTTCAATCATTTCCTCACCTGAATTCGTCGAGTCTTTTAATTCTGATGCCTGATATTATCCTTTTGGATGTTGCCCAGCTCTTCCTGCAGTACGGCGGGAGGTCGCCATTGGCATTCGTGTATGCCCGGATGAAATCGATGGTACGGCTGTCAGAAGCGTAACCGCTTCCTATGTCACACCCCAATTCCGAACTTATCTCCTGAATCAGCCTGTCACGCGTCACCTTCGCCATTATGGACGCTGCCGAAACGCTCGGATATTTCTGGTCTGCTCTGTGCTCGGCCATTATCTTCTTGCCGCATAGCCGTGATATCTGCAATGCGAAACGTCCTGCATCGACATCCGGCGCATCCACATAAAACTGATCGGCACTGAACTGGCTGAGCAGTGACGCAAACTGCACAAGCTCCAGTTCGTTCAGAGATGATTTGCAGACCGCTTCGTCTATCTGATCTGGCCAGACGACTGATATCTTCCATTCTGCAAATTTCCTCAGCTCTTCGAACAGGAAAGAACGTCTTTCGGCCGAGAGTTGCTTTGAG
This region of Candidatus Sysuiplasma jiujiangense genomic DNA includes:
- a CDS encoding TPD domain-containing protein; translation: MKRDLYSEIYYSLRRPEDISLAAEKFRLPEELMLVIYTQKTVRYATKDYYQIVEMAPTLLKRWKTGEPMVRIARRLNFPPILLGLILMSQNGVGRKKFWKMVRNPETVEDKRLRAEMHAIRKADILYSPEGAEVQKQRGIKGEEKLEKWLAEHSITFRTEKDLRGKFPKTPDFLLDEPINCDGYQIKWIDSKASFGDDIEVRKNNRRQFHQYVSLFGKGFVLYWFGFLDDIKSDGEILVGDTKMLDRLEKCLDEKQMTAGES
- a CDS encoding PD-(D/E)XK nuclease family protein; its protein translation is MAGITFSAGDIEKFSYCPLSWWLSRDEKSESAQTASGSRAHKLLNDRLTDISSNQKESTVYSRMIMYYAVISTVLAIAGLSVVRFDLKYELSRVLLLLSIIWIIMAVTILYISRNDTHDRKRQTERIVLFLAALSMVLSILSVTILQVNTFLAMVLESASLLWLIGASSFLYLDLWAERKAENIEKKINVSGRIIYIGDDRHPVLVSGDGTISGRPDFIIESEGEIMPVEFKSGRRPAGPLFSHIMQVSAYCRLVEDNFVRRPDYGLIYYGTKSFAVDFDDEVEKLLMKKVGEMRIAVEKGEAHRNHNRPGKCLSCSRRAVCDERLA
- a CDS encoding SCP2 sterol-binding domain-containing protein, which encodes MIEELINGAIDKFNARVAKDDTLQKELDGMTRTVQVELKDGRSFCFSLRNNRMGDFHEGRLDNPDIKIVSDEGTLSGLLSGTIRPMKAWATKKVQFKASLEDLMRIRKFF
- the rnhB gene encoding ribonuclease HII, with the translated sequence MTVLQVGADEAGRGPVMGPMVLCALAADVSALTSLGVKDSKQLSAERRSFLFEELRKFAEWKISVVWPDQIDEAVCKSSLNELELVQFASLLSQFSADQFYVDAPDVDAGRFALQISRLCGKKIMAEHRADQKYPSVSAASIMAKVTRDRLIQEISSELGCDIGSGYASDSRTIDFIRAYTNANGDLPPYCRKSWATSKRIISGIRIKRLDEFR